The following coding sequences are from one Hippopotamus amphibius kiboko isolate mHipAmp2 chromosome 9, mHipAmp2.hap2, whole genome shotgun sequence window:
- the NDUFAB1 gene encoding acyl carrier protein, mitochondrial — translation MAARVLCVCVRRLPAAFAPLPRLPTLAAARPLSTTLFPAGAQTRPGAPQPASVLAQVPGGVTQLCRQYSDAPPLTLEGIKDRVLYVLKLYDKIDPEKLSVNSHFMKDLGLDSLDQVEIIMAMEDEFGFEIPDTDAEKLMCPQEIVDYIADKKDVYE, via the exons ATGGCGGCTCGTGTCCTTTGCGTGTGTGTCCGCCGACTCCCCGCGGCCTTCGCGCCGCTGCCCAGGCTCCCCACGCTGGCCGCGGCCCGGCCGCTCAGCACCACCCTGTTCCCCGCGGGGGCCCAGACGAGACCTGGGGCTCCGCAGCCGGCCTCGGTGCTCGCGCAG GTTCCAGGTGGAGTTACACAGCTGTGCCGCCAGTATAGTGATGCGCCCCCTTTGACATTAGAGGGAATCAAGGACCGTGTTCTTTATGTCTTGAAACTCTATGACAAGATTGACCCAGAAAAG CTCTCAGTAAATTCCCATTTTATGAAAGACTTGGGCTTAGACAGTTTGGACCAAGTGGAGATTATCATGGCCATGGAAGACGAATTTG GGTTTGAAATTCCTGATACAGATGCGGAGAAGTTGATGTGCCCACAGGAAATTGTAGATTACATTGCAGACAAGAAGGATGTATATGAGTAA